From Carettochelys insculpta isolate YL-2023 chromosome 3, ASM3395843v1, whole genome shotgun sequence, a single genomic window includes:
- the REL gene encoding proto-oncogene c-Rel isoform X1, translating to MAGGAEPCIEIFEQPRQRGMRFRYKCEGRSAGSIPGERSTDSNKTYPAIQVLNFDGKVKVRITLVTKNEPYKPHPHDLVGKDCRDGYYEAEFGRDRRVLSFQNLGIQCVKKRDLKESIYSRIARKINPFSVPEEQLLNVDEYDLNVVRLCFQVFLPDEHGNCTLPLAPIISNPIYDNRAPNTAELRICRVNKNCGSVKGGDEIFLLCDKVQKDDIEVRFVLNDWEAKGSFSQADVHRQVAIVFKTPPFRQDITEPVTVKMQLRRPSDQEVSEPMDFRYLPDEKDPYGNKAKRQRQIASLTFQKLMQEYGPNVSERPKAAPFRCTTSEGRIIKEEPTMFSQTAPIMPLQRTPVSTGQIHSYYSPSTCNSNSIPHHPTNVQALGQVKHDEAFSPCWHSLGCSSSSGNAINTHPQNSFVMDPLHPNPQNSSSLSVLHDHILNWADQKDTDYCRDFTNINGMAVPPISQQDVQNVSESSIVPQAHVRNVTAPCMVNMETDEIGCMSMNVEKAPFNQVLNPSDHRMQVHQISSNSTSLGASCSSSFSSQSSAFHSACYSFLDPQAVNESRSPSNLTQNNPNSSSNSQYYTDGIQGEEELLGSFGVPIEALLQNLGQ from the exons GTGGGGCTGAACCCTGCATTGAAATATTCGAGCAACCCAGGCAGAGAGGCATGCGTTTCAGATACAAATGTGAAGGACGATCAGCAGGCAGCATTCCAGGAGAACGTAGTACTGACAGCAATAAGACATATCCTGCTATACAG GTTCTCAACTTTGATGGTAAAGTGAAAGTCAGGATTACATTAGTAACAAAGAATGAGCCCTACAAGCCACACCCTCACGACCTGGTTGGAAAAGACTGTAGGGATGGCTACTATGAAGCAGAATTCGGACGAGATCGCAGAGTCCTGTC TTTTCAGAATTTGGGCATTCAGTGTGTTAAAAAGAGAGACCTGAAAGAATCAATCTATTCACGAATTGCAAGGAAGATCAATCCATTTAGTG TGCCCGAAGAACAGTTGCTCAATGTTGATGAGTATGACCTCAATGTCGTGAGACTCTGCTTTCAGGTGTTTCTCCCTGATGAACATGGCAATTGCACATTACCGCTTGCTCCCATCATCTCCAACCCAATTTATGATAACC GAGCTCCCAACACAGCAGAGTTGAGAATCTGTCGCGTGAACAAGAACTGTGGAAGTGTAAAAGGAGGAGATGAAATATTTCTACTGTGTGACAAAGTTCAAAAAG ATGATATAGAAGTCAGATTTGTCTTGAATGACTGGGAAGCCAAGGGTAGTTTTTCACAAGCTGATGTACATCGTCAAGTCGCAATTGTGTTCAAAACCCCACCATTTCGCCAAGACATCACTGAACCAGTTACAGTAAAGATGCAGCTGCGAAGACCCTCTGACCAGGAAGTCAGTGAGCCCATGGATTTCAGATATCTTCCAGATGAAAAAG ATCCTTATGGTAATAAAGCGAAAAGGCAAAGACAAATAGCATCACTCACTTTCCAAAAGCTCATGCAGGAATATG GTCCCAATGTATCCGAAAGGCCCAAAGCAGCTCCATTCCGGTGTACAACTAGCGAAGGGAGGATAATTAAGGAAG AACCAACTATGTTTTCTCAAACTGCACCAATTATGCCATTGCAGAGAACTCCTGTAAGCACCGGCCAAATTCACTCTTACTATTCCCCATCCACATGCAACTCAAATTCAATCCCCCATCACCCTACAAATGTGCAGGCCTTGGGACAGGTTAAGCATGATGAAGCTTTCTCTCCATGTTGGCATTCCCTGGGCTGCTCCTCTTCATCAGGCAACGCAATTAATACACACCCACAGAATAGTTTTGTGATGGATCCCCTTCACCCTAATCCGCAAAACAGCAGTTCTCTCTCAGTTCTTCATGATCACATTCTGAACTGGGCTGATCAGAAGGACACAGACTACTGTAGAGATTTCACCAACATAAATGGTATGGCAGTCCCACCAATATCACAGCAAGATGTGCAGAATGTTTCTGagagcagcattgtgcctcaggCTCACGTCAGAAATGTCACAGCCCCCTGCATGGTTAATATGGAGACCGATGAAATAGGATGCATGAGCATGAATGTAGAAAAGGCACCATTTAATCAAGTTTTAAACCCAAGTGATCACAGGATGCAAGTTCATCAGATCTCATCTAATAGTACCTCTTTAGGAGCTTCTTGTAGCTCATCTTTCAGTTCACAGTCCAGTGCGTTTCATTCAGCATGTTACAGTTTCCTCGACCCTCAAGCTGTGAACGAATCAAGGTCGCCAAGCAATCTTACTCAGAATAATCCAAATAGTTCTTCCAACAGCCAGTACTATACAGATGGGATCCAAGGTGAAGAAGAGCTTTTGGGCTCCTTTGGAGTCCCTATAGAAGCTCTGTTGCAGAACTTAGGCCAATGA
- the REL gene encoding proto-oncogene c-Rel isoform X2 — translation MAGGAEPCIEIFEQPRQRGMRFRYKCEGRSAGSIPGERSTDSNKTYPAIQVLNFDGKVKVRITLVTKNEPYKPHPHDLVGKDCRDGYYEAEFGRDRRVLSFQNLGIQCVKKRDLKESIYSRIARKINPFSGAPNTAELRICRVNKNCGSVKGGDEIFLLCDKVQKDDIEVRFVLNDWEAKGSFSQADVHRQVAIVFKTPPFRQDITEPVTVKMQLRRPSDQEVSEPMDFRYLPDEKDPYGNKAKRQRQIASLTFQKLMQEYGPNVSERPKAAPFRCTTSEGRIIKEEPTMFSQTAPIMPLQRTPVSTGQIHSYYSPSTCNSNSIPHHPTNVQALGQVKHDEAFSPCWHSLGCSSSSGNAINTHPQNSFVMDPLHPNPQNSSSLSVLHDHILNWADQKDTDYCRDFTNINGMAVPPISQQDVQNVSESSIVPQAHVRNVTAPCMVNMETDEIGCMSMNVEKAPFNQVLNPSDHRMQVHQISSNSTSLGASCSSSFSSQSSAFHSACYSFLDPQAVNESRSPSNLTQNNPNSSSNSQYYTDGIQGEEELLGSFGVPIEALLQNLGQ, via the exons GTGGGGCTGAACCCTGCATTGAAATATTCGAGCAACCCAGGCAGAGAGGCATGCGTTTCAGATACAAATGTGAAGGACGATCAGCAGGCAGCATTCCAGGAGAACGTAGTACTGACAGCAATAAGACATATCCTGCTATACAG GTTCTCAACTTTGATGGTAAAGTGAAAGTCAGGATTACATTAGTAACAAAGAATGAGCCCTACAAGCCACACCCTCACGACCTGGTTGGAAAAGACTGTAGGGATGGCTACTATGAAGCAGAATTCGGACGAGATCGCAGAGTCCTGTC TTTTCAGAATTTGGGCATTCAGTGTGTTAAAAAGAGAGACCTGAAAGAATCAATCTATTCACGAATTGCAAGGAAGATCAATCCATTTAGTG GAGCTCCCAACACAGCAGAGTTGAGAATCTGTCGCGTGAACAAGAACTGTGGAAGTGTAAAAGGAGGAGATGAAATATTTCTACTGTGTGACAAAGTTCAAAAAG ATGATATAGAAGTCAGATTTGTCTTGAATGACTGGGAAGCCAAGGGTAGTTTTTCACAAGCTGATGTACATCGTCAAGTCGCAATTGTGTTCAAAACCCCACCATTTCGCCAAGACATCACTGAACCAGTTACAGTAAAGATGCAGCTGCGAAGACCCTCTGACCAGGAAGTCAGTGAGCCCATGGATTTCAGATATCTTCCAGATGAAAAAG ATCCTTATGGTAATAAAGCGAAAAGGCAAAGACAAATAGCATCACTCACTTTCCAAAAGCTCATGCAGGAATATG GTCCCAATGTATCCGAAAGGCCCAAAGCAGCTCCATTCCGGTGTACAACTAGCGAAGGGAGGATAATTAAGGAAG AACCAACTATGTTTTCTCAAACTGCACCAATTATGCCATTGCAGAGAACTCCTGTAAGCACCGGCCAAATTCACTCTTACTATTCCCCATCCACATGCAACTCAAATTCAATCCCCCATCACCCTACAAATGTGCAGGCCTTGGGACAGGTTAAGCATGATGAAGCTTTCTCTCCATGTTGGCATTCCCTGGGCTGCTCCTCTTCATCAGGCAACGCAATTAATACACACCCACAGAATAGTTTTGTGATGGATCCCCTTCACCCTAATCCGCAAAACAGCAGTTCTCTCTCAGTTCTTCATGATCACATTCTGAACTGGGCTGATCAGAAGGACACAGACTACTGTAGAGATTTCACCAACATAAATGGTATGGCAGTCCCACCAATATCACAGCAAGATGTGCAGAATGTTTCTGagagcagcattgtgcctcaggCTCACGTCAGAAATGTCACAGCCCCCTGCATGGTTAATATGGAGACCGATGAAATAGGATGCATGAGCATGAATGTAGAAAAGGCACCATTTAATCAAGTTTTAAACCCAAGTGATCACAGGATGCAAGTTCATCAGATCTCATCTAATAGTACCTCTTTAGGAGCTTCTTGTAGCTCATCTTTCAGTTCACAGTCCAGTGCGTTTCATTCAGCATGTTACAGTTTCCTCGACCCTCAAGCTGTGAACGAATCAAGGTCGCCAAGCAATCTTACTCAGAATAATCCAAATAGTTCTTCCAACAGCCAGTACTATACAGATGGGATCCAAGGTGAAGAAGAGCTTTTGGGCTCCTTTGGAGTCCCTATAGAAGCTCTGTTGCAGAACTTAGGCCAATGA